In Alteromonas sp. RKMC-009, the genomic stretch ATCAATACCTCAGCCGGGCGGATATCCGGTGCAATCTGCTGGGAAAATCACATGCCTCTGCTTCGTATGGCGCTTTATGGCAAGGGTGTCGATATCTGGTGTGCGCCCACCGTGGACGAGCGGGAGATCTGGCAATGTTCCATGCGCCATATCGCTCACGAAGGCAGAATGTTTCTGGTCAGTGCCTGTCAGGTGCAACCGTCTCCGGACGCATTAGGCATCAAGGTAGAAAACTGGGACGCACAACGCCCGTTAATTGCCGGCGGCAGTGTTATTGTGAGCCCTATGGGCGACATTCTGGCAGGGCCGCTTAAAAACGAAGAAGGTCTCATCACCGCAGACATTGACCTTGAAGATTTAAAACGCGCCCGCTACGACTTCGACGTAAACGGCCATTACGCCAGACCAGACGTGTTCAGCCTGCAGGTTGATGAATCTGAGAAAAAATCGGTGGTTTATTCAAAGTCATAAGAACAAGGCTCCGGAAAGGAGCCTTGTATATTGTATTACTAAAAAACGTTGTTTCCTGATCCTCTACTCCACTGTCACCGACTTCGCCAGGTTACGGGGCTGGTCCACGTCAGTACCTTTGATCAGCGCTACATAGTAAGAAAGCAGCTGCAAAGGCAGAGTGTACACGATGGGTGCGATGGGGGCTTCGCAGTGGGGAACGTTGATTACCCGCATGGTTTCGTCGCTGGCAAAGTGTGCATCCTTATCAGCGAATACATACATGATGCCGCCGCGCGCACGTACTTCTTCTACGTTGGATTTCAGTTTTTCCAGCAGCTCGTTGTTGGGCGCTACTACGATGACAGGCATTTCCTCGTCAATCAGTGCCAGCGGGCCGTGTTTCAGTTCACCTGAGGCGTAAGCTTCTGCGTGAATGTATGAAATCTCTTTCAGCTTCAACGCGCCTTCCATAGCAATGGGATACTGGTCGCCACGACCTAAGAACAGTGAGTGGTTCTTGTCGGCAAACTCTTCCGCTAAATCTTCAATACCTTTGGTGATCGCCAGGGTTTCTTCCAGCTTGGCTGGCAAACTGTGAAGGGCGCTGACGATGCTGCCATGATCTTTGTCTGACATGCCGCTGTGCTTACCCAGTGCCAGCGTGAGCATGAGGAAAGCGGTAAGCTGAGTCGTGAAAGCCTTGGTCGAGGCAACGCCAATTTCTGCGCCTGCGCGAGTCATAAAGGCAAGATCTGATTCCCTTACCAGCGATGAACCGGGTACGTTACAAATGGTCAGGCTGGCCATATAGCCCAGATCTTTGGCCAGACGCAGAGCGGCCAGCGTGTCGGCTGTTTCACCGGACTGAGAAATAGTCACCAGCAGGCTGTTTTCATGTACTACCGATTTGCGGTAACGGAATTCAGAAGCGATTTCGATACCACAGGATACATTCGCGTACTGTTCCAGCCAGTAGCGGGCAGTCATACCGGCATGGTAACTGGTACCACAGGCGATGATCTGCACGTGTTTAACCTTTGAGAAAATCTCATCGGCACCGTTGCCGAAAATGTCCGGTAACAGTCCTTTTTCGTCCACCCGCTGTTGCAGCGTGTTACGCACAACCGTTGGCTGCTCATGGATCTCTTTGAGCATGTAATGGCGGTAACCCGCTTTATCACCTGCATCGTGTTCGATGTTAGATTCAATGACTTCACGCTCAACCGGGTTGCCGTTAACGTCAAAAATGCTGACTTCCCGACGGGTAATTTCAGCGACATCACCTTCCTCAAGGAAGATAAAGCGGCGAGTCACAGGCAGCAGAGCCATCTGGTCTGAGGCAATAAAGTTCTCGCCCAAGCCAAGACCAATCACCAGCGGGCTGCCGGAGCGTGCCACAACTACCCGTGACGGGTCTTCACTGTCCATGATGACCGTACCGTAAGCACCGTGGAACTGCTTCACACTGTTTTGTACTGCTTCAAGCAGGCTCACGCCTTTTTGCATTTCGGCATGTACCGTGTGTGCAATGGTTTCCGTGTCGGTGTCACTGGTGAAGGTATAGCCTTGAGCTTTCAGTGATTCACGCAAGGCTTCGTAGTTTTCAATGATGCCGTTGTGTACAACGGAGATACGCTCACCGGAGCAATGGGGGTGCGCGTTACGTTCAGTTACGCCGCCATGGGTTGCCCAGCGGGTATGCGCGATACCGGTAGAACCCAACGCTTCACCGTTCGCCACAGCATCTGCCAGTTCCTGTACCTTGCCGGTACGACGGATGCGGGTAAGTTCACCGCCTGATTGTAATAACGCCACACCGGCGGAATCATAACCACGGTACTCAAGGCGCTTTAAGCCTTCCAGTAAGATTTCGACTACATTACGCTCTGCTACAGCGCCGACTATTCCACACATGGTTATTCTCCGTTTGCCGGGGCAATCATTACGGTGACGCCCTGCTGTTCAATTTGTTGTTTGATTGGTTCGCTGATGTGCTCATCGGTTATGAGTACATCAATGTCTTCCCACGCCAGTTCAAGGTTAGGCATGCGGAAGGTAAATTTCTCTGACTCAGCCAGTACCACGACTTTTGCCGCAACACCGGCCATGGCTTTGGAAAGCCCGGTCAGTTCGTTAAACGTGGTACTGCCTCTTTCGACATCCAGCCCGGACGCACCGATGAAGGCCAAATCAAAGCTGTAGGCACTGATCATTTTCTCCGCCATATTGCCCTGAAACGCCTGCGAATGTGCATCCCACGTTCCGCCGGTCATGAGTACGGTGGGTTCGTTATCTGCGATCGTTAATGCGTTGGCAGCACGCAAAGAATTGGTCATGACAACCAGCTTTTTGTGGTTAAGAAAAGGCACGACAGAAGCGGTCGTGTTACCGCTGTCGAGGATCACTTTCGCGCCGTCTGTCACCAGCGACGCAGCTTTAAGACCAATGGCTGTTTTCGCTGAAGCCGGCGTGGCTGAGGTTTCGCTGTCAGATCCTGTATCTGCCCCGGAAGACGGAAAAGGCGCAGCACCGCCAAATTCACGCAGCACTCGCTTCCCGCCGGCAAGCACGGCAAGATCTTTACGGATAGTCACCTGTGAGGTATTGAATCTGGCGGCCATCTCATCCACATGAACATGGCCGGCCTGATTCACCCATTCAACGATTTCATCGCGTCGTTGGCGGGTATTTCGCTTTTGCATTTCGAAACTTATAAATTACGACTTGAAACTAATAAAGCAGTTAAGGTTTCGATTTGCAAGATATTTTAGTTATTTCCTTTCATATTTACGTATACAGGCATGACTTTGCCCGTTTCCGCACTTTCGATGGCCAGTTCGATAAGTTTGATCACCGGTATGACCGTCTCCCCGTCTGCGGGCAATGAGGCACCGTTACTGACAGCTTCACCCAGCTGGCGGTAGAAGGTGACATATTCACCGGCAAGTGTAGGAACAGTATTCACTCCCTGCGCCGTAGCCAGTTCACCGAATGCCTCTTCCGGCTCACGGGCCCATTGCCCGCTGTCGAAAGTGAGCCCTTGCTTTAACTGATCTTCCTGAGGATCCAGCCCGAATTTCCGGAAACTTCCTTCCGTACCCTGTAATTCAAAGCGCAAAGTACGGTTAGCCTGAAACGGCGAACTGCCCAACTGTACAGTCAGGTTGTTGTAAAACAGAGTGAGGTCGAAGCTGTCGTCACTTTGTCCGCCTTCACGGGCAATCTGAACAACACCGTGGATCTGTTCCGGCACACCGAACAGTTGCAGCGCCTGGTCGATAAGATGCGGGCCTAAGTCCCAGAAGATGCCTGCACCCGGGCCGGCGTTTTCCCGCCAGCGGTCGCGGGGTTGAGGGCGGAACCGGTCAAAGCGGGAAACCAGACGCTTTACGTCGCCCACACTGCCGTCGCTGATCAGTTTTTTCAGCGTAAGAAAGTCTCCGTCAAAACGACGGTTATGAAATACGCAGAGTTTTTTCTGTTTCTGCGCTGCCAGTGCAACCAGCGCTTCCGCCTCATCACCGGATAGGGTAAAGGGCTTTTCCACCAGTACATGGCAGTCGTTCATCAGCGCCTGCCGGCTTTGCACTTCGTGATAGGTATTCGGTGTGGTGATGACAGCCAGGTCAAAGCGCTGATCAGCGAACGCCTTTCCCATTGAGGCATACACCGGCACGCCCGGTAACACGGCAGCAACGTCGTCCGGACGGGATGACACCACGCCGCTTACGGTAAATTCAGATAACTGATTTAAAAAAGGGAGATGAAATGTAGTGGCGGAAAAACCGAAGCCCACCAGAAGAGTGCGGATCATGAAAAGTCCTGTGAATCTGTCAGTGGAAGCACCTTACCTTAATCAGCCCGAAGCCACAAAGCACAATGCCCGCTGGCGGTAACAGTAAACAGCGTTTCATCGATAAACACCGTAGTTACGTAACAAAAAATGATGACAAGCGTTGTAAAACAAGGCAATAGTAAAAAGCTAATAAATAGAAGAGAACAGGCAGACGGATTGATACCGTCCTGAGGAGAAGTAGATGGCAAGCAGCAGAGAAGTAACTTTGCGTTTTCTGGCAGAACCGGGT encodes the following:
- a CDS encoding carbon-nitrogen hydrolase family protein; the protein is MKKRISALQIGTKPQGTQATLEAILSFENAIKEAQTDLVVMPEALLGGYPKGEIFGTRLGYRLPEGRESFKQYFDEAITVPGPETHELADLAARLNTNLVIGVIEKQGSTLYCSSLYFTPEDGLAAKHRKLMPTGTERLIWGQGDGSTLPAINTSAGRISGAICWENHMPLLRMALYGKGVDIWCAPTVDEREIWQCSMRHIAHEGRMFLVSACQVQPSPDALGIKVENWDAQRPLIAGGSVIVSPMGDILAGPLKNEEGLITADIDLEDLKRARYDFDVNGHYARPDVFSLQVDESEKKSVVYSKS
- a CDS encoding DeoR/GlpR family DNA-binding transcription regulator, which codes for MQKRNTRQRRDEIVEWVNQAGHVHVDEMAARFNTSQVTIRKDLAVLAGGKRVLREFGGAAPFPSSGADTGSDSETSATPASAKTAIGLKAASLVTDGAKVILDSGNTTASVVPFLNHKKLVVMTNSLRAANALTIADNEPTVLMTGGTWDAHSQAFQGNMAEKMISAYSFDLAFIGASGLDVERGSTTFNELTGLSKAMAGVAAKVVVLAESEKFTFRMPNLELAWEDIDVLITDEHISEPIKQQIEQQGVTVMIAPANGE
- a CDS encoding Gfo/Idh/MocA family oxidoreductase, with amino-acid sequence MIRTLLVGFGFSATTFHLPFLNQLSEFTVSGVVSSRPDDVAAVLPGVPVYASMGKAFADQRFDLAVITTPNTYHEVQSRQALMNDCHVLVEKPFTLSGDEAEALVALAAQKQKKLCVFHNRRFDGDFLTLKKLISDGSVGDVKRLVSRFDRFRPQPRDRWRENAGPGAGIFWDLGPHLIDQALQLFGVPEQIHGVVQIAREGGQSDDSFDLTLFYNNLTVQLGSSPFQANRTLRFELQGTEGSFRKFGLDPQEDQLKQGLTFDSGQWAREPEEAFGELATAQGVNTVPTLAGEYVTFYRQLGEAVSNGASLPADGETVIPVIKLIELAIESAETGKVMPVYVNMKGNN
- the glmS gene encoding glutamine--fructose-6-phosphate transaminase (isomerizing), which gives rise to MCGIVGAVAERNVVEILLEGLKRLEYRGYDSAGVALLQSGGELTRIRRTGKVQELADAVANGEALGSTGIAHTRWATHGGVTERNAHPHCSGERISVVHNGIIENYEALRESLKAQGYTFTSDTDTETIAHTVHAEMQKGVSLLEAVQNSVKQFHGAYGTVIMDSEDPSRVVVARSGSPLVIGLGLGENFIASDQMALLPVTRRFIFLEEGDVAEITRREVSIFDVNGNPVEREVIESNIEHDAGDKAGYRHYMLKEIHEQPTVVRNTLQQRVDEKGLLPDIFGNGADEIFSKVKHVQIIACGTSYHAGMTARYWLEQYANVSCGIEIASEFRYRKSVVHENSLLVTISQSGETADTLAALRLAKDLGYMASLTICNVPGSSLVRESDLAFMTRAGAEIGVASTKAFTTQLTAFLMLTLALGKHSGMSDKDHGSIVSALHSLPAKLEETLAITKGIEDLAEEFADKNHSLFLGRGDQYPIAMEGALKLKEISYIHAEAYASGELKHGPLALIDEEMPVIVVAPNNELLEKLKSNVEEVRARGGIMYVFADKDAHFASDETMRVINVPHCEAPIAPIVYTLPLQLLSYYVALIKGTDVDQPRNLAKSVTVE